One stretch of Alcaligenes faecalis DNA includes these proteins:
- a CDS encoding DUF485 domain-containing protein: MQDPLVGRITANPRYQNLVKTRLRLGWILTIVMLVAYYSYIGIIAFDKELFAERLGDGVMTLGIPIGFGVIVLAVVITGIYVWRANTKFDQMAKEVLEEVRK, translated from the coding sequence ATGCAAGACCCCCTTGTAGGTCGGATTACGGCCAATCCTCGCTATCAGAATCTGGTCAAGACCCGGCTGCGGCTGGGTTGGATACTTACCATCGTCATGCTGGTGGCTTACTACAGTTACATCGGCATTATTGCTTTCGACAAGGAATTGTTTGCAGAGCGCTTGGGTGATGGCGTCATGACCCTGGGTATTCCTATCGGTTTTGGAGTCATTGTGTTGGCCGTCGTGATCACAGGCATTTATGTCTGGCGCGCCAATACCAAGTTTGACCAAATGGCCAAGGAAGTCCTTGAGGAGGTGCGTAAATGA